The genomic DNA GCCTCACGGCACCTGGCGGCCAGGGCCCTCCCGTTCAGATGCCATGCGGGGAGCGAGTCCTCGACTGCCATCGTGACTGGTTGTCGGGACGCCCCAGGCACTTCTCTGGAGCCGGCGGCCTGAGTGGGTGCCCAACCCAGCATCAGGACCGATAGTCCCCCGAACAGCCTGGGTGAGAAACGGCGGTACTGTGGCGCGCAGGAGTTGATACGATGAGGCATGTAAGACGGTCTCCGACGAAGGCGGTGGCGAGGTATTCGGCGCTACGGTAAGTCGTGGATTCAGAAGGGTCAAGGCTGCGCTTGACCTGGGAACGGGCCGAAGCAAGGGCCGCCTCAGGCGATTGGCTGGGTCCAGTCCTGATCGCTGCTTATGGCCTCGGCTACGTCGCTGTTGCATTCGCGCCGTGCAGCCCCGGCTGTACAAGGGACCATGCCCACAATGAACGAGCAGGGCCACTTTCTGATCTCACGAGTGATTTTCCTGACGGACCTTGCGGGGCCGCTCGTGTTGTTTGCCCGCTTGCCAAGATCCTGCAAACCTGCTACTGCCTGCCGGGGCGCCAGCAATCGAGAACCCCGGCGCCTAAACAGCGCATGCACGGCCGACGTTTCCTAGACTCCGGCCGGGCGCTCCGTCCCGTGAGGAGGCTGCGGCACGAAAGCTTTCCGGCCGCGGGCGTGATGATCCGAAGCTGATGCGCATGTCGTCAGGCGACACCACAAGCATCTAGGGCATTCCTGGCGGAGTCCAATAACCGGGGGGGAGGCTACTCCTATGTTCAGGCGGGCGCGCATCGACTGTCCGGGGCGGAACGTACGCGGACGAAAGGCCCGGTTAATAGGCGGGGTCGCCATTCTACTCGCCGCGCACGGGTGTGCGACCAAGAGATCCTCGCCTTCGTCCACTGTGCCCCCGGCACCGCGAAGCGTCGCGTGCCAAACCCTTGAGACCGCGGCCGCTGGAGGGCCACCGCCCCCGGCTTCTACAATTGTTCTGCGCTGGCTGGGAACGGCTAATTTCGAGGTCGCCTACGAGGACCAAGTCATTCTACTTGATGCCTTCTTTGATCGGGGCCCTCGGAACCGGTCAATCGGAGTGACAGCCGAGGAAATCAAACATGTCAATCTGATTCTCATTGGACATGCCCACTGGGATCACATCGCCGATGCGGCGCGTATCGCCCAAGAAACTGGCGCCCTCGTCGTTGGCGCCACCTCCGCTGTCCGGGTAGTTCAAGCCGCCGGCCTGCCAGAAGATCAGACCCGAATTGTTACTGGTCGCGGTGGCGAGGTCCTGCAGTTCGACAGATTCAAGGTCGAGCCTGTGCTGGCTCACCATAGCGTCCTGCAACCGGGCGTGCTCGGCAAGTTCGGCGAGGCTATGGCCGTGGTCGATGGTGCTCCATCTGCTGAGGCGGCGGTGGCTGAGGCCGCTATCAAAGCTCGGGGGAGCAACGACTCCTCAATCGACAGTGAAGGCACGCTTGCGTACCTCCTAACCTTCGGCACCGGGTTTCGCCTGATCTGGCTCGACAGCGCAGGCCCGATCACCGAGGAAGAGCGCCGCCTGATGGAACGGATCGGCGGGGTCGACGTCGCCATTGTCGCCTACCAAGGCCAGTTTCTTGCCCGACCCCAGGTCGCGGCGACCTTGCCCTTAGTGAGCCTCTTCCACCCGCAACTGTATTTGCCAGCGCACCACGACGAACTCGCGGGCTTGTTCCCGGATCTGGGGATCGAGCCCCTCCTGATGGCTATCCGTGACAGCTTGCCAGGCACCAGAGCTGTGGCACCCCTGTACCGGACACCCATCTGTCTGAGCGCGCAGGGTGGTGGATCAAAAGCGCGCCACGACGGCGTTAGGCAGCCGGAAGAACCCGGCGAGGGCGGGCGGCGGACACCATTTGAAGGAGGGAGGTGACCTATCGG from Gemmatimonadales bacterium includes the following:
- a CDS encoding MBL fold metallo-hydrolase — protein: MFRRARIDCPGRNVRGRKARLIGGVAILLAAHGCATKRSSPSSTVPPAPRSVACQTLETAAAGGPPPPASTIVLRWLGTANFEVAYEDQVILLDAFFDRGPRNRSIGVTAEEIKHVNLILIGHAHWDHIADAARIAQETGALVVGATSAVRVVQAAGLPEDQTRIVTGRGGEVLQFDRFKVEPVLAHHSVLQPGVLGKFGEAMAVVDGAPSAEAAVAEAAIKARGSNDSSIDSEGTLAYLLTFGTGFRLIWLDSAGPITEEERRLMERIGGVDVAIVAYQGQFLARPQVAATLPLVSLFHPQLYLPAHHDELAGLFPDLGIEPLLMAIRDSLPGTRAVAPLYRTPICLSAQGGGSKARHDGVRQPEEPGEGGRRTPFEGGR